Proteins encoded by one window of Salvia splendens isolate huo1 chromosome 7, SspV2, whole genome shotgun sequence:
- the LOC121811499 gene encoding uncharacterized protein LOC121811499 produces the protein MPRADTSFWRRTRAGPGRPNTELSTLVSSEWRRFRRTAGSEAAVRIARVGSDLFRVGLPGVRWFVMGDDDTVFFPENLAAVLGRHNHLRIVYVGGNSESVEQDVMHAYGMAFGGGGFAVSYPLAAELAAAMDGCLNRHHYIYGSDQRVWACIGELGVGLTLEPGFHQNVGGVSTLPRHVAEL, from the exons ATGCCACGCGCGGATACGTCTTTCTGGAGAAGGACCCGAGCGGGTCCGGGTCGACCCAACACGGAATTGAGCACCCTGGTCTCGTCGGAGTGGCGGCGGTTCCGGCGGACGGCGGGGTCGGAGGCGGCGGTGAGGATAGCACGGGTCGGGTCGGATCTGTTCCGGGTTGGGTTGCCTGGGGTGAGGTGGTTCGTGATGGGGGACGACGACACAGTGTTCTTCCCGGAGAATCTGGCGGCGGTGCTGGGGAGGCACAATCACCTGCGGATAGTGTACGTGGGCGGAAACTCCGAGAGCGTAGAGCAGGATGTGATGCATGCGTACGGCATGGCGTTCGGCGGCGGGGGTTTCGCCGTGAGCTACCCGCTCGCGGCGGAGCTCGCCGCGGCTATGGACGGATGCCTCAACCGCCACCACTACATCTACGGGTCGGATCAGCGGGTTTGGGCCTGCATCGGCGAACTCGGAGTCGGCCTCACCCTCGAACCGGGTTTTCACCAG AATGTTGGTGGTGTCTCTACCTTACCAAGACACGTGGCTGAATTGTAA